In Mercurialis annua linkage group LG6, ddMerAnnu1.2, whole genome shotgun sequence, the following are encoded in one genomic region:
- the LOC126687611 gene encoding uncharacterized protein LOC126687611: MTDNMATFIHLGAANSGAIKCLQIHKQSPRLTHLLFTDDSILFTEVTDLQIDVLMELLTTYGKFSGKLINYKKSAVFFSNNILPYYKSHLAMRLGVSNRGIEGVYLGLPLCILHSKNTTFAPLLSKISSRLL; this comes from the exons ATGACAGATAACATGGCTACTTTCATCCATCTAGGG GCTGCTAATTCTGGTGCCATTAAGTGTCTTCAGATTCACAAACAAAGTCCCCGCTTAACCCACCTATTATTTACGGATGACTCAATCCTCTTTACTGAAGTTACTGATTTACAGATTGATGTGCTCATGGAATTGCTTACAACTTATGGTAAATTTAGTGGGAAGTTAATCAATTATAAAAAGTCTGCAGTATTTTTCAGTAATAACATCTTGCCATATTATAAATCTCATTTAGCCATGCGGTTGGGTGTTAGTAATAGAGGAATTGAAGGTGTTTACCTTGGTCTTCCTTTGTGCATCCTTCATTCTAAGAATACAACCTTCGCTCCTTTATTGTCCAAGATTTCATCACGcttactgtaa
- the LOC126653993 gene encoding transcription initiation factor IIA subunit 2: MATFELYRRSTIGMCLTETLDEMVQSGTLSPELAIQVLVQFDKSMTEALESQVKSKVSIKGHLHTYRFCDNVWTFILQDALFKNEDSQENVGRVKIVACDSKLLTQ; the protein is encoded by the exons ATGGCGACGTTTGAGCTTTACAGAAGATCAACGATTGGGATGTGTTTGACTGAGACTCTTGATGAGATGGTTCAGAGTGGTACTCTTAGCCCTGAGCTTGCCATCCAGGTCCTTGTCCAGTTTGATAAG TCTATGACTGAAGCTTTGGAATCGCAAGTTAAGAGCAAAGTGTCCATTAAG GGACATTTGCACACGTACAGATTTTGCGACAATGTGTGGACTTTCATTCTACAAGATGCTCTGTTTAAGAATGAGGATTCTCAAGAGAATGTTGGTAGGGTCAAAATAGTGGCATGCGACTCAAAGCTGCTCACACAATGA